The Heliangelus exortis chromosome 25, bHelExo1.hap1, whole genome shotgun sequence genomic interval GGTTCTCCAGGCTAGGGACAGGTTTCCCAGTCCAGGGATGATTTCCTAAGCCCAACCACAGCACCCTCTGCCCCTTCTGGTTCTGACAGGGAGCCCCAAGCAGTGCTCAGACCTGATGCACAGCCCCCAGCTTCTCGGCAGCACTGGTTGCCCTCTccacagctgcctccagcacgtccaggctgtgctgcagctgctccagcgTCTCCTTGCAGCCCCCATCGGTGCAGGACAGGCTCAGTCTCTGTAAAGGGAAGAGGACGGAGCTGCGGGAGGCAGGAATTTGAATTATCCAACCCCCTCTCTCCTGGGGCTGGATGTCCCTCGGCAGATGTCAGCCCCCCACCTACCCCCAGGGCAGCCCGGCactgccccagctcctcctggatGTTTTCCTCCGCCGCATCCCGGCCCCGTTTCTCCACCTCCAGCCGCTGCCGCAGGGTGAAGAGATCGCAGCGGAAAGCCAGAGCCAGGTGGGCAAAGGCtgcctgggggggtgggagggcgAGAAGCTGGGACACAGGGCAAGGGAGAAGCCACCGTGGCCACGCACTGCTGTCCcaccatagaatcacagaatcctagaactggctgggttggaagggacctcagagctcatcaagtccaacccttgctccactccccccgtggttcccagcccatggcactgagtgccacatccaggctctttggaaatatctccagggatggagaatccaccccttccctgggcagcccattccaatggctgagcaccctctccctaaagaaattctttctaatgtccaacctaaacctcccctggcacaacttgagacctcttgtgccctcttgtcttgctgagagttgcctgggaaaagagcccaaccccccctggctccaacctcctttcagggagttgtagagagtgatgaggtctcccctgagcctcctcttctccagcctcaacacccccagctccctcagcccctcctcataggatctgtgctcgagtcccttcaccagcccagttgcccaCTGAGCCACCACCACCGAGCACCCCTTGGTGCCTTGCCCCCGACACCCCTGAAGGCTGCTGCACACCAGGGACAaccccagcctggcagagaCACGTCCCCAGGCTGCAGATAAGACATGGAAACCCCAAGCTTGGTGGCCCGAGCACACCCCAGGCAGATGCCAGCCCTCACTGCAGGTCCCAGCTGTCAGCAGAGCCCGacccagccctggcactggCAGGAATATGATTTTTATGAAGGTGGCTTCTGCCACCACCCTGGTGCAGGGCAGGCTGGGTGAGGTGCAGAGCACGTTGGAGGTGTGCAGAGGACGGGGCTCGTCTTGCTGGGGAAATGCAGCTGCCTCTGAGTGCCAACAGCATCACCGGGCAAGGGATTTATAAGGTGGCTGCCAGGGGACTGCGGTGCCTGGAAGGTGGCCAGGAGCAGatcagagccctggggatgggaGCCAGCCAAGGGTCTTGCCCCTCTGTCCTTCtgttccccttccccagcccacccACAGCCCCTGGCAGCCCTCACCTCCACATCCTGCTCTGTCAAAGCCACCCTGCAAAAGGAGAAGTGCTGTCAGAGGGGGTGGCACCATGGGGACTGCAGGCTGAAAATGTCCTTGATCAGCTCCCAGGGGTGACAGAAACCACCAGAAGTGGGGACCCAAGTGCCCCTTGCCTGGAGAGTGGCTCTTGCAcagtggaaaaagagaaaagtccAGTCCCTGGACTGTGCAGTGCCCTGGGACCCCACTGTCCTGGATCTCCTGGGGGGTCACAGAACTCACCTGTGCAAGCCCAGTCTTTCCAGCACTGAGAGCTCGCTGGGGACACTCAGCAGTGGCTCCTCCAGGGTTCCTGCAtctgcagggaggcagcaaTGTCATGGCAGAGACCACACTTGAAGGCTTTTCCTTGGCATTTCCTCCTCCCCATTCCCTCCTGTCCCAGCTATGGGGCCATCCCAATCCTGCCCCCGGCACAAGCAGGGCCTCAGGTCCCTCCAGGCCAGTCCCTGTGTCCTCTGTGCCCATCAGGCCACGCTGTTTCCACATTTTATCCCAGTTATTTCAATCCTTCTCCTGCAGGGGACCCAGCTGTGGACGGGGGCTCACCCACCTTCCTCAATCCCATCGCTGTCCCCTGtgggcactgccagctcctgcctgtcTGTACCTGGTACCTGGGGGGGGCACAAGGACACTGTCAGAGCAAACCCCTCCCTGGTGCTGGACACATCCCAAAAAGAACAGcagtggggggctgggggtccagctgagccccaggggCTGAGGAGGAAAGGGTCCCCCCCAACCTGTCCCCGTCCCCTCCATCTCACCTCACTGACGGGCTCCACGTTCTGCTTGCTCCCCATCAAACCCCCCTCCGGGTGCCCCTGGGGACTGCTCATCCTCCCTGGGGACAGAAAGGATGGTGGGGacctggcagcagcatcccctccccagcctgacACCACTTCAGTGGAGAGCCCCAGAAATTCTCACTGCTGGCAGTTCTGCCAAGAGGCAAAAAATACTCCTGGTGGGgtgaaggagctgcagctgggccagggcaggggtgggagGGTAAAGGGTCTGGTGGAGCTGGGGGGTTACAGTTGATGTGACAGATCCAGGGGACAGGGTCAGGGTCCCCgaggctgtggggctgcaggctgaTGCTGCCAGGCCAGGGGACACCCTCCCGCAATGATGTTCAGGAAGAAAGGGTGGAAgccccccttcccttccccctccccatccacACCCCGGGATGCTCTTACCTTCACCTGGAGAGGCGGGGAGCCtggccagccctgcctgctgctccctgcagagagAAGCCCAGCTGAACCCCAGAGAaactccagcagcagggctggcatcccaccccctctgccctcctccAGGCACCCCTCGATGGGATGCTGCTCCAGACCTGGATCCTTTCCAAGCATCCTCTGCAGCCCACTCTGTCCCCACTCTCCCTGGCACTCCCTGCTCCCACAGCCACCACTGAGGAGCCCTCTGGAGCTGTTTCCAGCCAACGATGACTCACAGGCCCATGGCCCTGCTTCTCCTCAGCACAAtcttaatattttccttttttttttttttttttttttccctggctgcCAAGCCAGCCTCTGCACAGGCACTGCAACAAACTcggctgctggcagagcccagCCACCACCTCCCATCATTGCCACAGGCCCTGGTACCTACCCCCAAAACTGCACTGGAATATTCTCTTCACCCCAAAGACCCTTTCCTGGCTGCAAGGAAGCCTGGCAGGTCCGTGGCTCGCTGGGAATGCTGGAGCATCCGTGCTTGGAGATCCAGGGGTGCCATCCAAACAGCCCCCTGCACCCTcctgctggggctcagcacccaaCCGGTTTGGAACCCCCAAACTTTGCTCCTGGCTCTGGAAAGAGCTACAGCAAggtctctcctctctcctccctccaagTCTGGGTGCTGTGAGCTGCAGGGAAGGCGCCCAAGCCTGGCACCACCCTCCCCATCCCGGAGAGCCCCGGGGGGAGCCCTTGGTGTGCACAAACCTCAGCGGCGAGGGGCAGCTCGTCCTCTGCCGCTGTCGCCGCTGCCGTCGGCCCTGGGCGAGTCCCGGTGCCTCCTCGTCCCCCTCTCCCAGCGAGGTCCCCGCCAGCGGCTTCATCTGCTTTAAAGCCCGGAGGCTCCAGGACCAGCACACCTAGCAGGAGAGACACGTATTAGCTGCTCACAGATGGGAGAACGCCTCtaaatgttatatttttaaagcatttttctcaCCCAGCGAGGAGCTCTCCAAGCTCCTCTGCTTTAGCAGGGAGGCATCTGTGGGAAAAGAGGTGGGGGGGCTCACTGGGAGAGTGCTGCTGGGATTTgggagggagatgctgggaTTTGGGAGGGAGCTATTAGGATTCAGGAGGAAGATGCTGGGATTCaggagggagatgctgggatttgggagggagctgctgggattcAGGAGGGAGATGCCAGGATTCAGGTGAGCAAGGAGTGAGGCAAATGAGGGATTTATTACAAGCTGTTTCTGTGGACTTTCCCACCCTTGGGAGGGGGAATCCTCGCTTGGGGCTCATGATGTGGGTCCTCTCCATGGGGAGAGATGCATTTGTACCCACCTGCTGGGGTGAGCACctggtgcagagctgctggagcccaggCAGGGGACAGTCTGATCCCCAGGCATCCCCCTGCCAGGCTCCGAGAGAGAGACAAACATCCAAGAGTCCCAAGGGAGCTCAGACAGCCAATTTCAGCTGATTTGCAAGGtttaaaaatcagagaaagaCAACAGAAAGTCCACAGAGTCCTTCTCTCAGCCCAGGCTGAAGTCACTGTGCAGAAGGGACTCAGGAGCTGTGCCCACGGACAcgcagggatggggcagaaggggatttttccctttctggcCAGGACACCAAATGCAGCAGAGGTTTAAGGGGACAGAGAGTAGGGAATACTTGAAGCCCTGTGTGTTTCTGCAAAGCCTTGGTTGAGCTcagccaccccagcaccctTTGGGGCCATCACCCATCTCACCCCTGAGCCGAGTGGGACCATCACCCATCTCCCAGGTCTGCTCAGCCCTGATGGGGTATTTAAGCCACAGCACTTGGCACCTCTCAAAACGAGCCCATTTCATCCCTCTACACTGGCAATTGTCCCCAACACCTCTGACAAGGAGCCTGGGGGACCCTGGCCAGCAGGGATCAGGCAAACTCATCACATCAGCGAGCACCAGAATTTTCCCCCGGGGTTGGTCCCTGATGCAAATCCCTCTCTCCGGAAGAGCCAGCTGCTGATTTACTACAGCTCAGTCAGCTTTACAGCCACTCGTTCTCCTTATCTCGGTCTTAGGGACGGACAGAGGGAGCCAGGCAGCCAGCACGGCACAAACAACCCCCCGGGAAGCCGGACCGAGCCCTTTCCTTTCAGCTCGGCGACTTTACCGAGCACTCCCCGGGTCGTTACCTGCCTGAACTTCTCTCAAGCAGCTGAAGGCAGATGCCGGGGTCACCCAGCTTGGCCCCGGCGCTGTGGGGTCCCCAGAAGGGGGGTCAGGGGAGGCTGGTGCTGGGTCGCAGGGTGCCGGGGAGGTGCAAGCTGCCGGCGGCTGAGTCTCCCCCGACGGGAGAGCGACAGCATCTGCGGCAGAAGGAGCTGCCAGGGAAGAGCTGGGTGTGAGAAGGCCTTTAAAGGACATGCATGAGAGCGGCTGGGAGCTCCCCGAGCCCGGCTggggagggctgagcagcttGCAGGTGGTCAGGGGACCTCTGCTTTCGGGGCAAGGACAGATCCTGCACCCGGCTCTTTGGAGGGGAAGAGCTACGGGAGATGGTGGCTGCACCCCAGtgactgcagagcagagctgagctgagctgagctgagccgagcctcagcagctttctggcaggaggctggggacaggggggtggCACTCAGGACCTCCGTGGAGATAGGGGATTCCCCCTCCCGTGCCTtggtggagggggaggaggaagggggacaGCACCAGGATGCACCAGGAGGCACCAGGATGGTTGGTGAGGAGCTCCTGGAGCATCCTATTTGATAATGCCAGGAAGCTGCTCTGCCCAGGACCCCCTGTCCCTCTCAGCAGCCCCACTTTGCCCCCAGCCATCACATGCCCCTcactgccccttcccctgcccgACCCCTTTGCTCAAATATATCCCATCCTCTAAAGCTGCTTTCCTCCCCTAATGAGCTTACACAGAGTCAGGCTCAATGCTCAGAGCTCCAGAGGCCCAGGCTGGCAGCCTctgcccctccctcccccccatgCTGGGGATTCTTATGAGGAGGAGGAACTAGGCAGGTCCTTGGGGTCTGCAAATCTCTTAAGCCCTGAGAGGTcaggcagcatctcccagcccagggctggacTAAAGCAGCACGGTACCCATCTGCAGAGAGTGCAGGATGAGGCCCCAGGGccagggaaggggtgagggAACCCATTTGCAGCTTTGAAGCAACACAGGAACTGTGCTGTGCCCCACACAGTgggatgagggagctgggggtgttgaggctggagaagaggaggctcaggggagacctcatcactctctccaactccctgaaaggaggttggagccaggggggggttgggctcttttcccaggcaactctcagcaagacaagagggcacaagaggtctcaagttgtgccaggggaggtttaggttggacatgagaaagaatttctttctggagagggtgatcagaccttggaatgggctgcccagggaaggggtggattctccatccctggagatatttccaaagagcctggatgtggcactcagtgccatgggctgggaaccacggggggagtggagcaagggttggacttgacgagctctgaggtcccttccaacccagccaattctaggattctatgaggCTTTGGGAATGGCCATCAGCAATGGCATCCTTGAAGCTTTGGGAATGTTTTCCCTCTTGGGACAAACACCTCCTGCTCAGACTTGActcagaagcagagctgctgagaaatCATGAGTTGTCTTAGGGGAAGGACAGCCCCAAATTCCTGTGCTGCCCTCCCTGTAAGGCACATACCCAGCAACAACAGCAGTGGTGTGGGTGATTAACACCAATTAATGGCAATTAGCACATCCGAAGCTgacaccaccagcaccaggaagACACCAGACTGCTGACAGGCAGATTGCCACTGGCACCTTTTATTCCTATCTACCCTCTGCCTTTGCTCAAGACACCTCCCAcaggattttcctcttttccccccaaGCCTCCTAAGCTTGCTGCTCATCTCCAAGAGCTTCCAGACACCAGGAAGCTCTTTTCAGAGGAGCTGACCACTTGCACTTCTTTGCCGAGGATTTGCAGGGCCAGCTCTGTCCCACAGCTGGGTCCATCAGGGGGGTCCATCTGGAGGCTGCTGAGCCTGGGTGCAGCAGTGCTAACCCTGAGCAGCAGTTTCCCCCCTGCCCTGTACCCCAAGtgcttccccagctgctcaGGGGGGGGttgctgcctggctgctgtcCCCAAGCAGAGGTGAAGTCTCCAGAAAGGAATTCAGGGGTGCATGAGCACCCCCAGGCACTGGGTTAACCCAGCTCTGGGCACCCCTTGGttgcagaaaagggaaaagcctttttctgGGCTGAGACTCAGCCAATGGAACCTccctgctaaaaaaaataaatctgtatttgaTTGTTGAGAGCAGGTTATAGCCAAGCACAAGGACTCTTCTTGACAGAACCTGTGGCCAGGGCTCCTGGAGCAGGGCATGGGACTAACAGCACCTCCACAGAGTGATGCCAAGCAGACAAAGGCTACAAaaccagggatggaggagagaaaCCTCCACCAGTTCCTTCCCATTGACacagcctggtgctgctggccccaTTCCTAGAGAGGCTGCTCCCcaaaagcagcaggcagagagcagatCAGGCTCTAAAGCCTCTGCTCTGGTGTCCTGGCAAGCTGCTCCATGGAGGATCCTATACCTAAAGACACCATCATGTTGCTTCCCTACACCAGAACAGAGCTTTTCTGCTCAAAAACTCCTCCAATCCTTCCCATCCACACACACTGGGTGGGGTTCCACAAGAGCCACTGCCTCTCTTTGCAAACCATCCCATTCAAAGAGCCTGGAAGAGCATTTCCTAAGAGCAGCCAAGGATTTTTGGGGGATTTCTAACCTGGGAGCATCACCATCCCAACCTCGGTCTCAACCAAGCGAAAGCAGCCCAGTCCCCCATGCACAGACCTGTTTGTTCAGCAGGGATGAACAAAACCTTGCTGGGAGATCTCCAGCCCAGACTGAGCCAGATGAGCAGTCAGGAGATGCTGTGGGCTCTGGCTTTGCCCCTGGGGGCTCCTTCCAGTGAGGTCCCtctggagaggcagcagcttaACGGGACAGCATCTCCCCAGGGCTCCTCCTGAAGCTGAGCTGAACTTGCAGCTTGTGTTCATCTGGATTATCCACTTCAGGGAGGAAAGCTGCTCAGCCCCacactgcctgctgcagcagcaaatgtGATTGCTGAGATCTGTGCAAGGGCTCCCAGCCTGCAAGCAGCAGTAAAAGCAACACCTCAGCCCTCCAGAAAATTCAGCTTAGTGTGGCCCTGATCTATCCAGGGACCTGGCAGCCAGCAGGCTACCTAAGGAAGGACATGGTTCTCTTATTCTGATGAAaaggctgggaaaaaataaaccaaatccAACAAGAAGACAAGAAAGAGGGGTTTTGAAGagaggttttgctgcttttgctttagTTTTAGATTGCAGGTTGAGCAGAGGAGATTTCTGAGCCATCCCCCTGAGCAGTTCAGCCTCAGCcaagggcaactgggctggggaagggatccagcacagatcctatgaggagaggctgagggagctgggggtgttgaggctggagaagagaaggctcaggggagacctcatcactctctccaactccctgaaaggaggttggagccaggggggggttgggctcttttcccaggcaactctcagcaagacaagagggcacaagaggtctcaagttgtgccaggggaggtttaggttggacattagaaagaatttctttctggagagggtgctcagccattggaatgggctgcccagggaaggggtggattctccatccctggagatatttccaaagagcctggatgtggcactcagtgccatgggctgggaaccacggggggagtggagcaagggttggactt includes:
- the LOC139807443 gene encoding inositol 1,4,5-triphosphate receptor associated 2-like, yielding MKPLAGTSLGEGDEEAPGLAQGRRQRRQRQRTSCPSPLREQQAGLARLPASPGEGRMSSPQGHPEGGLMGSKQNVEPVSEVPGTDRQELAVPTGDSDGIEEDAGTLEEPLLSVPSELSVLERLGLHRVALTEQDVEAAFAHLALAFRCDLFTLRQRLEVEKRGRDAAEENIQEELGQCRAALGRLSLSCTDGGCKETLEQLQHSLDVLEAAVERATSAAEKLGAVHQEARMSRAAEVMVQHVENLKRHHLREHAELEEMKRLIQQNSRNRQLAETQDDTEPRLRPHPLMRTFQQGSARRRVSIAVIPKQLLPGASPESRAALASEPEREREKEKEREGAQHQPSTHRSELELQGQGSTVTRELVAEADGRSSSAGDKEPEQLGLMSKGSSVELWRPWLFLPQHYWVFFWLLLLSITFFLLLRVLKLQRLQPVASPQG